A region of Triplophysa dalaica isolate WHDGS20190420 chromosome 18, ASM1584641v1, whole genome shotgun sequence DNA encodes the following proteins:
- the mfsd12b gene encoding major facilitator superfamily domain-containing protein 12: MSDQPVTLPLCGRLTYAVGHFFNDLCASMWFTYLLVYYHSVLGFNDTNAGVLLLVGQIADGICTPLIGYESDRTSGCGKYGKRKTWHLVGTVSVFASFPLIFNPCFGCDENTSKTEALIYAVPFIIIFQFGWAATQISHLSLIPELVTCEHAKVELTSYRYAFTVMANITVYAVAWLLFHLQQDIQDPSVSQNLGWADVPLFRYLALIVWGIGTVFSFIFHLGTKERVQRQDSEVEVGEDEPLIPHVSAASEPLLQWKHWLFEPSFYQVAILYMCTRLIVNLSQTYIPMYLTNSLSLPKKYIATIPLVMYFCGFVSSLVMKSVSKQIGVSMTYFAGLLPIMVFSYWVLMDVNMGPRVYGAAVLLGAGSAVILVMSLSMTANLIGSQTQSGAFVYGAMSFTDKVANGLGVMIIQTLHPSHMHDSDVIGFYHNVMVIVTGGVAGVAALCLCTIFLWPVRIRQCLVGAQDETNSCRINGRLN; encoded by the exons ATGTCCGATCAGCCGGTAACTTTGCCTCTCTGCGGGAGACTGACGTACGCCGTGGGTCACTTCTTCAACGATCTTTGCGCGTCTATGTGGTTTACTTATTTGCTGGTCTACTATCATTCGGTTCTCGGTTTCAATGACACAAACGCAGGTGTGCTGCTGCTGGTCGGACAGATCGCGGATGGGATCTGCACTCCTCTCATCGGCTACGAATCCGATCGGACGTCAGGATGTGGGAAATATGGGAAAAGAAAGACATGGCATTTAGTTG GAACAGTAAGCGTGTTTGCATCTTTCCCCTTGATATTCAACCCCTGTTTCGGATGCGATGAGAACACCTCGAAGACAGAAGCTCTCATTTATGCCGTCCCGTTTATTATCATTTTCCAGTTTGGCTGGGCTGCCACTCAAATATCCCACCTGTCACTCATCCCCGAGCTGGTCACGTGTGAGCACGCCAAAGTGGAACTCACATCATACAG GTATGCTTTTACCGTTATGGCAAATATCACCGTATACGCTGTGGCGTGGCTCTTGTTCCACCTCCAGCAAGATATACAAGACCCATCTGTCTCTCAGAATCTGGGCTGGGCTGATGTTCCTTTATTCAGA TATTTGGCTCTGATTGTTTGGGGCATTGGTACAGTTTTCTCCTTCATCTTTCACCTGGGTACTAAAGAGAGAGTCCAGCGTCAGGACAGTGAAGTAGAAGTTGGGGAGGATGAGCCGTTAATCCCACATGTATCTGCGGCTTCTGAACCTCTGCTCCAATGGAAGCACTGGCTTTTTGAGCCTTCGTTCTACCAG GTTGCCATTCTATATATGTGCACAAGACTGATTGTAAATTTGTCCCAAACGTATATCCCTATGTATTTGACGAACTCTCTATCTCTGCCAAAg aaatatatTGCAACTATCCCCCTCGTAATGTATTTCTGTGGGTTTGTGTCTTCTCTGGTCATGAAGTCTGTTAGCAAACAAATTGGCGTGTCT ATGACCTATTTTGCAGGTCTCTTACCGATCATGGTGTTTTCATACTGGGTGTTGATGGATGTGAACATGGGTCCTCGGGTGTACGGAGCGGCCGTTCTGCTGGGGGCTGGGTCCGCTGTCATTCTGGTCATGTCACTGTCCATGACCGCCAATCTCATTGGAAGTCAAACG CAAAGTGGTGCTTTCGTGTATGGTGCAATGAGCTTTACTGATAAGGTGGCTAATGGACTTGGAGTTATGATAATACAGACATTACATCCATCTCA TATGCATGACTCTGATGTCATAGGGTTCTACCACAATGTGATGGTGATTGTTACTGGGGGCGTGGCTGGTGTGGCAGCCCTCTGTCTCTGTACCATTTTCCTTTGGCCAGTCAGAATTCGCCAAT GCCTGGTTGGTGCACAAGATGAAACAAACAGCTGTAGGATCAATGGAAGACTGAACTGA